In a single window of the Schistocerca americana isolate TAMUIC-IGC-003095 chromosome X, iqSchAmer2.1, whole genome shotgun sequence genome:
- the LOC124556201 gene encoding putative nuclease HARBI1 translates to MAARFDVMDGTEEDLLYLDHLNLDRNRVGVIVERGNPFEDYGDRKFEERFRLSKETVWWLLNQINDRLEFPTDRNNPVCPINRLLITSRAYATGAFNILIGGNSNIHRTTAQRIISDVSDIIASLSPRFIKFPAREEVRSVMYGFSQLDRFPGVLGTLDCTHIRIQSPGGHNAELFRNRKSYFSFDCQTISDHNLLVRDIVARWPGSVHNSTIFLNCARRAQFENGEIPQGHLLGDSGYACKSYLLTPLLNPHNEAEHRYNRSQNTEAMSIIVGTAVLHNIARSTSSEEPPEEPEISRLLNQLRDERGPNIEDNEPVLPGQQMYCDDTLPGRAVRRAIINDHFR, encoded by the exons ATGGCGGCGCGTTTTGATGTTATGGATGGCACTGAGGAAGATTTGTTATACCTTGACCATTTAAATCTTGACCGAAATCGTGTTGGAGTGATTGTGGAAAGGGGAAACCCTTTTGAAGATTATGGTGATAGGAAGTTTGAAGAGAGATTTCGTCTGtcaaaagaaacagtgtggtgGTTATTAAATCAAATTAATGATAGGTTAGAATTTCCTACTGATCGGAATAACCCTGTTTGTCCGATAAACAGACTTTTGATTACTTCTAGGGCATATGCAACaggtgcattcaacattcttaTTGGGGGCAACAGTAATATACATCGTACAACAGCACAACGAATCATCAGTGATGTATCAGACATCATAGCATCACTGTCTCCTCGCTTTATAAAATTTCCTGCAAGAGAAGAAGTGCGCTCTGTGATGTATGGTTTTAGTCAATTGGACCGATTTCCTGGCGTTCTTGGTACCTTGGATTGTACCCATATAAGAATTCAGTCTCCTGGAGGACATAATGCTGAACTTTTCCGCAATAGGAAATCATATTTTTCCTTTGACTGTCAAACCATTAGTGATCATAATTTGTTAGTAAGAGATATTGTCGCTCGATGGCCGGGCTCTGTGCACAACAGTACCATATTTCTCAACTGCGCTCGCAGAGCTCAATTTGAAAACGGAGAAATACCACAAGGTCACTTATTGGGAGATAGTGGTTATGCATGTAAATCCTACTTGTTAACTCCACTTTTAAATCCTCATAATGAAGCAGAGCATCGATATAACAGGTCTCAAAATACG GAAGCAATGTCAATCATTGTGGGTACAGCTGTCTTGCATAATATTGCGAGGAGTACAAGCAGTGAAGAACCACCAGAAGAGCCTGAAATTTCTCGACTTTTAAATCAGTTACGTGATGAGAGAGGCCCCAACATTGAAGACAACGAACCAGTGCTACCTGGACAGCAGATGTATTGTGATGATAcattacctggaagagcagttcgcCGAGCTATAATTAATGACCATTTCCGATAA